One Gadus chalcogrammus isolate NIFS_2021 chromosome 7, NIFS_Gcha_1.0, whole genome shotgun sequence genomic window, AAATATTCCATCCCTGACCCCCCGGACCTGTGACCGGTGGGTTCCGCCTGCAGCCGGAGCAATGGCGGGAGATCGTGAACAAGAAGATGAAGTTCCCGCCGGCGCTCATCACGGCCATCCAGGAGGGGAAGGTGGAGACGGTGAGCGGCCTGCTGAACACCGGCGACGGCATCATCCGGCAGCTGGACGAGTCGGAGGACCGGCTGTGGCGCGAGGCCCTCAACCTGTCCATCCGCCTGGGCAACGAGGGCGTGATGGACGCCCTCATCCACGGGGTCAAGTTCGACTTCCGGCAGATCCACGAGGCGCTGCTGGTCGCCGTGGACACCAACCAGCCCCGCGTGGTCAAGCGGCTGCTGGACCGCCTGGACCAGGAGAAGGGCAACAAGATGGACGTGCACTCCTTCTCCCAGGCCATCTTCGACCACTCCATCGACAACTCGCAGTTCGCCCCGGGCGTGACGCCGCTGACCCTGGCCTGCCAGAAGGACCTGTACGAGATCGTCAGCATGCTGACGCAGAAGGGCCACGAGATCCCCTGGCCGCACAAGATCTCCTGCGCCTGTCTGGAGTGCCGCAACGGCCGGCAGTACGACCTGCTCAAGTTCTCCCTGTCGCGCATCAACACGTACCGCGGCATCGCCAGCCGCGCCTACCTGTCCGTCACCTCGGAGGACGCCATGCTCACCGCCTTCGGCCTCAGCAAGGAGCTCCGCAAGCTGTCCAAGAAGGAGCCCGAGTTCAAGGTAAACGGTGAAGGGACTGCATTTACAGCGCTCTCCCGACCAGCcgccgctcaaagcgctttacaatattacctaacattcacccgttcataccGGCATTCGCACACCGACGGGGCTGTCGACCCtgcgaggcgacagccagctcgtcgggagcagtcgggGTGAACGTGGGTGGGTCTTGCAGAGGGACAACCcggcactcagctaggaggagccttgggattgaactagcagtggtgtgtgtgtgtgtgtgtgtgtgcgcgcgtgtgtgtgtgtgcgcgcgcgtgtgtgtgtgtgtgtgtgtgtgtgtgtgtccgctcaGCCGCAATACCTGGCGCTGGAGGAGCTGTGTCAGGAGTTTGCGGTGGAGCTGCTGGGAATGTGTCGCAACCAGAGCGAGGTCACCACCATCCTCAACAGCGCCGGGGCGGACCGCTCGGACCCCCAGGACGAGCAGGCCTTCGAGGAGGGGATCCCCAACCTCTCCCGCCTGAGGCTGGCCGTCAACTACAACCAGAAACAGGTGGAGGGGTTTGTTTAGGGGCTGTCCTCCCATCCCATCTTCACCCCACTGTCTTCTGAACAGCTGTCCTCTCTTCATCCTCTGACAGACTGTTTGTGGTTGACAAACACTTGATTTCGCTGCCCTTCAtggttgtttgcatgtgtttttggtgtgtgtgtgtgtgtgtgtgtgtgtgtgtgtgtgtgtgtgtgtgtgtgtgtgtgtgtgtgtgtgtgtgtgtgtgtgtgtagtttgtggCTCACCCCATCTGCCAGCAGGTGCTGTCCTCCATCTGGTGTGGTAACCTGGCCGGCTGGCGGGGGAGTCGCACCGCCTGGAAGCTGCTGGTCTCCATCACCATCTTCGTCACCATGCCCTTACTCTGCCTCATCTACTGGATCGCCCCAAAGTCAAAGGTACGGCTCCTCTGTGGTCCTTACTCTAGTAGGGATTCATTTTTTTATGGTCCTTAATGACTTGTATGAAGGAGACTCTTTGGAAAACCCAATGTGCTAAATTACAGCAATGAGGTGAATCAGTCAATTcaattcatttgtatttttgGAGCCTTTAATCAacggtacagtctcaaaggccTTTACAGGTCGTGTGtttttgaccccccccccccaaccatggccccccagagggcaagaaaaaactcatTTTATTAGCAAGGAGGAAATCTTGAGGAGGAAACAGCTTGGTGGATCCCTCCTTGcttcaggagtgcaatgggggggggcatcatttatatacatacatgcatacatactgtGCATACTTGCATACTGTACTCTTATACACAGGTAAAACATGACACAACAGTCAGTGTGTAAGAAGAAGGTTAAAGGTCAGAACGGTGACCTTGAGCGTCCGGTCCGACTGAAGAACGGAACCATAACACAGCGCGAcgtctctgtgtttctccagTTGGGCAAGACACTGAAGATCCCGGTCATCAAGTTCCTGCTGCACTCGGCCTCCTACCTGTGGTTCCTGATCACGCTGCTGGGGGAGTCCATCACCATGGAGCTGTACCGGGACGTGTTCGCTTCCCGCCAGCAGAACATCCTGCACAGCTCCTTCCACATGGTGTGGGTCGTAGGTGggtcctgtctctctatctccctcactCTGTGTCGATcgacctccctctctcaccccatcCTCTCTGTCTCGGTATCTCTacggctccctctctctgactcgcTGTCTTTCTCTTGGTTACTCTCTCacctgcgctctctctctctctcgctcactctcactctctcacgctcacgctcactctcactcactcactcaggctTTCTCTAGCTCGtgctctctcactcccactctcactctcactctaactcactctcactcaatTAAAAGAACGAGGTTTCCCGTCCTTCAAACAAACCGGACATTTAGGAAAAAACGGAAAACTATGCAACTAATCAACACTGACTTTAACACAAATACTTTACATTGAATACGACACACATTTTACAAATACAgttaatatatttaatataaaaatatttatttttacatacaGAAGAAACATTTTTCAATGTTTGATTTGAACACCAATTTGTATGTTGCATCACCTTACATATAACCTTACATATCAATGAAGAACAAGTCCGTCTTACGACTCTTTTCAGTTTCACTATTGCACAGTGGGGTTCATCCCACCTAATCCTCATGCTATGCTCACTTTCGGCCCACTTCTCTGTTCACCTTCCTTCCGCAACTCATGTCTGCTGCTTAGACTTGTTCAAAGGCCTTATTGCACTCTTCAACCCACTTTGCAACCTCACTGTTTCGCTGTTTGGCCctcgctctcttctccttctccatttattcatatattaatttatttgcatagaaaacattttattttgctaACACAGGAAAAAACGGTGTCGTTACATACGACAGTGCAAAAAATTGTACTAAAAGTCTCGTCCTTGTGTCGGTTCTCCAGGGTTCTTCTGGTACGAGTGCAAAGAGGTGTGGATCGAGGGGCTGCGCAGCTACTTCCTGGACTGGTGGAACTGTCTGGACGTGATGGTGCTCAGCATGTACCTGGCCTCCTTCGCCCTCAGGGTGCTCATCATGCTCAAGGGACACTTCCACTGCATGGACCTCAGCGGCAGCGCCGACTGCGTGTACTTCACCCAGACCGGTACGGGGTACCGCTCGCGTTCAGAATAAAGGGGTTGGGGCCGCCCTGGTGGTTCACCGGGGAGAGCGCGCACCTTTAAGGCCCAGTGCTGATCACAACGATCTGAGTTCAACTCCTGACCGTGGCTCTtggctgcatgtcctcccctcaaTCTCCCGTACCTTTCTGTATATCCCACTTTATAATAAAGCATAGAAAATACACCAAAAATccaaatcataataataatggtttGGAGGAACTGCTTTTTCGtgctatttagtcatttagcagccCAGGTGAAAGATTCTGGGTTCCCGAACGAGATGCCTAATCCCTACATGATCATCGATGGCATGTATCTGAAAAACTAAAGAACGAACACATTAAGAAAACCCTAACCAACTTGAGGTCAGGggttaggcgtcttgctcaaaGACAATAACAGGAAGGCAGCTGGAAGTGAAATGGAGAAATATTCTCTGGGGGTGTTGAACCCGCCGCAGCTGTTATCATTACCCAGACCACATTGGTTGCTGTAATAATAAAAACGATGACGATAGTGATGCTGTTTCTTTAGCTTGTGTTTGTAATactaatagtgtgtgtgtgtgtgtgtgtgtgtgtgtgtgtgtgtgtgtgtgtgtgtgtgtgtgtgtgtgtgtgtgtgtgtgtgtgtgtgtgtgtgtgtgtgtgtgcgcgtgcatgcgagCGACAGTGCGGGACCAGTGGCACCAGGAGGACCCCCAGCTAATCGCGGAGGTCCTGTTTGCGGTGACCAGCATGCTGAGCTTCACGCGGCTGGCCTACATCCTCCCGGCCCAGGAGTCCCTGGGGACGCTGCAGATCTCCATCGGCAAGATGATCGACGACATGATGAGGTGCCAGCAGGGGACCCAAACAATAGACACAACAATAGGGCCGGTTAGCAGGTCGCACACCTACTAGGATGGTGGCCAGGGCGACCCCGGGTTCCTCCTCGCTAATTGCAGACGGCAGGTAGCAAACCAACTGGAACGGTTGCCAGGGCGATCCCGGGTTCTTCCTCGTGATGTGCTGAGTTCCAGTTGTAAAGAGCCATTTGTCACTTTAATAATTGATCCAATGCATTAGTACAGAAGGAGGTTATAGAGCAGAAtcgaatgttgttgtttttttgtctttagGTTCATGTTCATTCTGATGATCATCGGGACAGCGTTCCTCTGCGGTCTGAACAATATCTATGTTCCTTACGTCATCTCACCGCGCCTCGGCAAGTAAGACTATTTTTCACATTTGAAAACCACATCCAGATTCTGGTCAATGATACAGGCGAACCAGTGATTCATTGCCTGAGTCTGCTTAACTGTAATCAATTCAGTAAATGCATCTTGCTTTCTCTTTTGTCCGATTATCTATCTATTAGCCTCAGGatgaatatatgtattttatttcactTTGCAATGTCAACAAATGATTAAGTGCACATTCTCCAGAAACAGATAACTAAAGTCACCAGAGGCTGTGCGGTCCCTGCATTTCAGTCTCAGGCGTTTGGTTGCTATTTAAGTTTGGTTTGCTTCCGGCAGGTTTAACGAGACCTTTCGCTTCCTGTTCTGGACCATGTTCGGGGTGGCCAACCAGGACTATGTGGACATGCCGGACTATGTGGTGGCCGAGCTGGTGGGCAGGGTTCTGTACGGCATCTTTACcctcgtcatcgtcatcgtcctcctgAACATGCTTATCGCTATGATCACCAACTCCTTCCAGAAGATAGAGGTATGCACACTAGGGTTATGTCTTCACAACTAAAACTTTTGCACCTTTGATGTCAATTATTTTACTCGATGCTTCTTCTGATGACATGTTTCGAGCTAGCATTaattatgaatggtttcttctccACATAGTGGACCACACCATATACGATTTTAAATGAGTTTGTAGATAAGTTAAACACTATAAACATGGCTTCTTTGCCATTTGAGATCAAGACACACCAAAGGTTTACCTAGGTAAATTAAAACCTGTCGGTGTGGTTTAttaaccattccgcccacttccaATATAAACagaattcttttttttgtttaatatattttattaacaaTATGCCAAAATGGACATGAAGaaatttaatttttattttatttttttcaacattTGACAATCGCGTATAAAACATTACTCATATTTCACAATATTTTGACCCAAAAATGGGTAATGTTCAAATAATGCGCAAAAATACTTGTCCCTTTAAGTCCAGATCTTCACCAGAATGTCTATTGAAGTGAATGTTCAAAGAAGGATTACAGAAGGAGCATATACAGTTCAGTACAATATGTCAAAATAAGCAAGTATCAGTACAGTAAAGTAAACCACACGATAATCATTTACCACTCTCTGGTCATTCCTACTCCGAAACGACCATACCACAAAGGAGCAGATTAGTTTTTCGTCCCCTTCCTGCGAGCCTTACGGATGCGGCCGACTCAATATTCGCTACTTCGCAGGACGATGCAGACGTGGAGTGGAAGTTTGCCCGGTCCAAGCTGTACCTCAGCTACTTCAGGGAGGGGCTCACCATGCCCGTGCCCTTCAACATCATCCCCTCCCCGAAGGCCACCTTCTACCTCATCAGGTATATCCGTTACAGTGTACAGCAACTGATGTCATTTTTATTCAATCATACAACGAATAACAGACATTGACAATTCATTACATCGCTACGATTCGATTTGTGACAGGGCCATCTTCAGGCGGATCTGCTGCTGTTGTAACTTAAGCTCTGAGAAAGAATATCCCCCTTTAGACCCGATGGTGAGTTCCATCGCATTACCATGGCTCTAGAAATCTTAATGTAATATTTATAGGGGCGCCCGCTGGCTCACCGGGTCAAGTCCTTACCCCAGtaacccgggttcgattcctgcccgtaGTCCTTTGCCGCCCTCTATCTCCCAttccttcctgtctatctcacaTTAGAATAaggcataaaaatgcaaaaataaatcgtattatttttcgatttttttaacatgaattataaagaaaaatatgtaaatatgcgTCTTTTATAATCCAATGTGTGCGGTGTGCAGTATCCCCCTATGCAGTCCAACGAGAAGGGCTCTGAGGACAGTCAGATCTCCTACCGACAGCAGGTTATCCGGGCTCTGGTGCAGCGCTACATCGAGTCGGCCCGCAGGGAGTTTGAGGAGACCAAGAGGAAAGGTACACGCGGCCGCTGCTGTCCAACACTCCCCCGCCTCACTTTGATCaatgtgatggatggatggatggatggatggatggatggatggatggatggatggatggatggatggatggatggatggatggatggatggatggatggatggatggatggatgaggatggatggatggatggaggatggatggatggatggatggatggatggatggatggatgatggatggatggatggatggatggatggatggggatggatggatggatggatggatggatggatggatggatggatggatggatggatggatggatggatggatggatggatggatggatggatggatggatggatggatggatggatggatggatggatggatggatggatggatggatggatggtgactgatggatggatggatggatggatggatggatggatggatgatggatggatggatggatggatggatggatggatggatggatggatggatgggagatggatggatggatggatggatggatggatggatggatggatggatggatggatggatggatggataacaactttattaatcccccgtaggGGTAATTCCTTTGATACAACAACCTAGCAGCAGTGGAAAACACAGGATAAGATACTAAACAATAAAAATTAGtattaatgaaaacaaaaacagacgCTAAAGTAAATGCTTAAGtaaagacaaacagaaaaaacaggGCAACCAAAACAGACGGTGTAAacaata contains:
- the LOC130385975 gene encoding short transient receptor potential channel 2-like encodes the protein MENLTPEQWREIVNKKMKFPPALITAIQEGKVETVSGLLNTGDGIIRQLDESEDRLWREALNLSIRLGNEGVMDALIHGVKFDFRQIHEALLVAVDTNQPRVVKRLLDRLDQEKGNKMDVHSFSQAIFDHSIDNSQFAPGVTPLTLACQKDLYEIVSMLTQKGHEIPWPHKISCACLECRNGRQYDLLKFSLSRINTYRGIASRAYLSVTSEDAMLTAFGLSKELRKLSKKEPEFKPQYLALEELCQEFAVELLGMCRNQSEVTTILNSAGADRSDPQDEQAFEEGIPNLSRLRLAVNYNQKQFVAHPICQQVLSSIWCGNLAGWRGSRTAWKLLVSITIFVTMPLLCLIYWIAPKSKLGKTLKIPVIKFLLHSASYLWFLITLLGESITMELYRDVFASRQQNILHSSFHMVWVVGFFWYECKEVWIEGLRSYFLDWWNCLDVMVLSMYLASFALRVLIMLKGHFHCMDLSGSADCVYFTQTVRDQWHQEDPQLIAEVLFAVTSMLSFTRLAYILPAQESLGTLQISIGKMIDDMMRFMFILMIIGTAFLCGLNNIYVPYVISPRLGKFNETFRFLFWTMFGVANQDYVDMPDYVVAELVGRVLYGIFTLVIVIVLLNMLIAMITNSFQKIEDDADVEWKFARSKLYLSYFREGLTMPVPFNIIPSPKATFYLIRAIFRRICCCCNLSSEKEYPPLDPMYPPMQSNEKGSEDSQISYRQQVIRALVQRYIESARREFEETKRKDIGNRISALSKVMGRLHSEMKVVQQLLAKEGFSGKGGAPQEGSSILGKYILGAKNNFKGFNKDQTERALPVTVHHGLEEEAAHQGQGGDPDRGAAEAAPRTPSPEESAERGAGGGSEGGLERAVAAVAACVVINMEEGRAPGPTEDERGETADGTEPAADAENTASTTPEDTSGSTVGEKPSEEKVDASEAKVTGARTDTEGKGEETKQKADGSKKTVVWEDSGKPGKVKGVPSPTGSSSSQDTGFGSQEGDRPTAGRR